In Xiphophorus maculatus strain JP 163 A chromosome 15, X_maculatus-5.0-male, whole genome shotgun sequence, the following are encoded in one genomic region:
- the LOC102231594 gene encoding sorting nexin-14-like isoform X2: protein MASWRRYMEVLVRGVKVLREAGRQYPLSCCLLLVLLGLTVLLHRFLHVFLMFWSLLAGFVTFYFSLGPDSLLPNVFFPVKPRAKRQDPELFPLGHSCAVCGTTRCQRHRPGLLLENQQPWLDLRVHSKVDASVAEVFELVLEKFVYPWYRDITEDDAWLDEVRTTFRFFSSVLIRRAQKVDLPAVFADKVMKVAMKHLEVIAKARAGSKRWEDLQRAALDGYGAGLHAAMRGRREELRYLRTLTDTLLPYLMPPKTTDCRSLALLLREVMAGSVFLPTMDFMANPDTVNLMVLLFVDHTPPEAAGEPPSPLVPFLQRYSSSSRRPSVLQLQLKAIRSQQDLLFRFLNFLKQEGAVHVLQFCLAVEEFNERILSPDLSDPELRRLHAEVLHIYQTFCRDDSADKIRFDPAVVEGIRSVAVAPYSQVVALQRKPFLFQAYELVLSLLEDVFTPMFCHSDEYFRHLLRGSESPTRNARINRNLSRRGEAFGISRIGNRIKGVFRSSTMEGGLLPAGADPDDDSVEEATVVLEDDGPAEPLAAPPQRLLSAWSVSLPFIDFCEDEAKREKVPVFVIDVKRNDRRDGHDPESWTVCRRYLEFYVLESKLTEFHGTFSDVQLPSKRLIGPKNYEFLESKREEFEGYLRRLLLLPELSNSQLLADFLSPFSLESQFLDKMLPDVNLGKIFKSVPGKLMKEKGQNLEPFIQSFFNSCESPKPKPSRPELTVLSPSAENNKKLFNNLFRNNADLSDAPERKHNSNCFLEVVAVDGMYDYLMYVGRVLFRVPDWLHHVLAAGRILFKNSLEAYMDQYLRSKLEAVLQEHRLVSLITQLRDAVFCENHQERSPEEKLQRAKQTFDQMMSYLPDAVVKLIGEERQRDGIELLFHALQQPLLNKQMTYVLLDIAILELFPELNQQGSREPFIV from the exons ATGGCGAGTTGGAGGCGCTAcatggaggttctggttcggggCGTGAAGGTGCTACGGGAAGCGGGGCGGCAGTACCCGCTGTCCTGTtgcctgctgctggttctgctgggcctCACGGTGCTGCTCCacag GTTCCTCCACGTTTTCCTGATGTTCTGGTCGCTGCTGGCCGGGTTCGTCACCTTCTACTTCTCCCTCGGACCCGACTCACTGCTGCCTAATGTCTTCTTCCCCGTGAAGCCCAGAGCCAAG CGGCAGGATCCGGAACTGTTCCCTCTGGGCCACAGCTGCGCCGTCTGTGGCACGACCCGATGCCAGCGCCACCG GCCTGGACTGCTCCTGGAGAACCAGCAGCCCTGGTTGGACCTGAGGGTTCACTCCAAGGTGGATGCGTCTGTGGCAGAG GTGTTCGAGCTGGTCCTGGAGAAGTTCGTGTATCCCTGGTACAG GGACATCACTGAGGATGACGCCTGGCTGGATGAAGTCAGAACCACCTTCCGCTTCTTCTCCTCGGTGCTGATCCGCAGAGCCCAGAAG GTCGACCTCCCAGCCGTGTTTGCTGATAAAGTGATGAAAGTCGCCATGAAGCACCTGGAAGTCATCGCCAAGGCTCGAGCCGGAT CGAAGCGGTGGGAGGACCTGCAGCGGGCCGCTCTGGACGGGTACGGCGCCGGGCTGCACGCCGCGATGCGCGGCCGCAGGGAGGAGCTGCGCTACCTGCGGACTCTGACCGACACGCTGCTGCCCTACCTGATGCCGCCCAAAACCACCGACTGCAG GTCTCTGGCTCTGCTGCTGCGGGAGGTGATGGCCGGATCCGTCTTCCTGCCCACCATGGACTTCATGGCCAACCCG gacaCGGTGAACCTGATGGTGCTGCTCTTCGTGGACCACACTCCG CCAGAAGCCGCCGGCGAGCCGCCGTCGCCGTTGGTTCCCTTCCTGCAGAgatacagcagcagcagcaggaggccGTCG gttctgcagctgcagctgaaggcGATCCGGAGCCAGCAGGATCTGCTGTTCCGCTTCCTGAACTTCCTGAAGCAGGAAGGAGCCGTTCACGTCCTGCAGTTCTGCCTGGCCGTGG AAGAGTTCAACGAGCGGATCCTGAGTCCGGACCTGAGCGACCCGGAGCTGCGGCGGCTGCATGCAGAGGTTCTGCACATCTATCAGACCTTCTGCCGGGACGACAGCGCCGACAAGATCCGCTTCGACCCGGCTGTGGTGGAGGGGATCCGGAGCG TGGCGGTGGCGCCCTACAGCCAGGTGGTGGCGCTGCAGAGGAAACCCTTCCTGTTCCAGGCCTACGAACTGGTTCTGTCCCTGCTGGAGGACGTTTTCACGCCCATGTTCTGCCACAGCGACGAG TACTTCAGACACCTGCTGAGAGGATCCGAGTCGCCAACCCGGAACGCGAGGATCAACAG GAATCTGTCCCGACGGGGCGAGGCGTTCGGCATCAGCCGGATTGGGAACCGGATCAAAGGCGTGTTCCGGAGCTCCACCATGGAGGGCGGCCTGCTGCCAGCCGGCGCCGACCCGGACGACGACTCG GTGGAGGAGGCCACGGTGGTTCTGGAGGACGACGGGCCGGCCGAGCCACTGGCGGCGCCTCCCCAGAGGCTCCTGTCGGCCTGGAGCGTCTCGCTACCGTTCATCGATTTCTGCGAAGACGAGGCCAAGCGGGAGAAGGTTCCAGTCTTTGTCATCGACGTGAAGAGGAACGACCGCCGGGATG GTCACGACCCCGAGTCCTGGACGGTTTGCAGGCGGTACCTGGAGTTCTACGTTCTGGAGTCCAAACTCACAGAGTTCCATG GAACCTTCTCGGACGTTCAGCTTCCATCAAAGCGGCTCATCGGACCAAAGAACTACGAATTCCTGGAATCGAAGCGGGAAGAGTTTGAGGGATATTTACGG aggctgctgctgctccctgAGCTCAGCAACAGTCAGCTGCTGGCCGACTTCCTGTCTCCCTTCAGCCTGGAGTCCCAGTTCCTGGACAAGATGCTGCCGGACGTCAACCTAG GGAAAATCTTTAAGTCTGTTCCTGGGAAGCTGATGAAGGAG AAAGGACAGAACCTGGAGCCCTTCATCCAGTCCTTCTTCAACTCCTGCGAGTCGCCCAAACCCAAACCGAGCCGACCAGAACTCACCGTCCTCAGCCCGTCTGCAGAGAACAACAAGAAG CTCTTCAACAACCTGTTCCGGAACAACGCCGACCTCTCCGACGCTCCGGAGCGGAAACACAACTCtaattgcttcctggaggtcGTGGCCGTGGACGGCATGTACGACTACCTGATGTATGTTG GTCGCGTTCTGTTCCGGGTTCCGGACTGGCTGCACCACGTCTTGGCGGCCGGCCGGATTCTGTTCAAGAACTCTCTGGAGGCCTACATGGACCAGTACCTGCGGTCCAAATTGGAGGCGGTTCTGCAGGAGCACCGGCTGGTGTCGCTCATCACGCAGCTCAGAG ATGCCGTTTTCTGTGAGAACCACCAGGAGCGAAGTCCAGAGGAGAAACTTCAGAGAGCCAAGCAGACGTTTGACCAGATGATGAGCTACCTGCCAG ACGCCGTGGTGAAGCTGATCGGGGAAGAGCGTCAGAGAGACGGGATTGAGCTGCTGTTCCACGCGCTGCAGCAGCCGCTGCTCAACAAGCAG ATGACCTACGTCCTGCTGGACATCGCCATCCTGGAGCTTTTCCCTGAACTGAACCAG CAGGGGTCGAGGGAACCGTTCATTGTGTGA
- the LOC102231594 gene encoding sorting nexin-14-like isoform X1, with amino-acid sequence MASWRRYMEVLVRGVKVLREAGRQYPLSCCLLLVLLGLTVLLHRFLHVFLMFWSLLAGFVTFYFSLGPDSLLPNVFFPVKPRAKRQDPELFPLGHSCAVCGTTRCQRHRPGLLLENQQPWLDLRVHSKVDASVAEVFELVLEKFVYPWYRDITEDDAWLDEVRTTFRFFSSVLIRRAQKVDLPAVFADKVMKVAMKHLEVIAKARAGSKRWEDLQRAALDGYGAGLHAAMRGRREELRYLRTLTDTLLPYLMPPKTTDCRSLALLLREVMAGSVFLPTMDFMANPDTVNLMVLLFVDHTPPEAAGEPPSPLVPFLQRYSSSSRRPSVLQLQLKAIRSQQDLLFRFLNFLKQEGAVHVLQFCLAVEEFNERILSPDLSDPELRRLHAEVLHIYQTFCRDDSADKIRFDPAVVEGIRSVAVAPYSQVVALQRKPFLFQAYELVLSLLEDVFTPMFCHSDEYFRHLLRGSESPTRNARINRNLSRRGEAFGISRIGNRIKGVFRSSTMEGGLLPAGADPDDDSVEEATVVLEDDGPAEPLAAPPQRLLSAWSVSLPFIDFCEDEAKREKVPVFVIDVKRNDRRDAGHDPESWTVCRRYLEFYVLESKLTEFHGTFSDVQLPSKRLIGPKNYEFLESKREEFEGYLRRLLLLPELSNSQLLADFLSPFSLESQFLDKMLPDVNLGKIFKSVPGKLMKEKGQNLEPFIQSFFNSCESPKPKPSRPELTVLSPSAENNKKLFNNLFRNNADLSDAPERKHNSNCFLEVVAVDGMYDYLMYVGRVLFRVPDWLHHVLAAGRILFKNSLEAYMDQYLRSKLEAVLQEHRLVSLITQLRDAVFCENHQERSPEEKLQRAKQTFDQMMSYLPDAVVKLIGEERQRDGIELLFHALQQPLLNKQMTYVLLDIAILELFPELNQQGSREPFIV; translated from the exons ATGGCGAGTTGGAGGCGCTAcatggaggttctggttcggggCGTGAAGGTGCTACGGGAAGCGGGGCGGCAGTACCCGCTGTCCTGTtgcctgctgctggttctgctgggcctCACGGTGCTGCTCCacag GTTCCTCCACGTTTTCCTGATGTTCTGGTCGCTGCTGGCCGGGTTCGTCACCTTCTACTTCTCCCTCGGACCCGACTCACTGCTGCCTAATGTCTTCTTCCCCGTGAAGCCCAGAGCCAAG CGGCAGGATCCGGAACTGTTCCCTCTGGGCCACAGCTGCGCCGTCTGTGGCACGACCCGATGCCAGCGCCACCG GCCTGGACTGCTCCTGGAGAACCAGCAGCCCTGGTTGGACCTGAGGGTTCACTCCAAGGTGGATGCGTCTGTGGCAGAG GTGTTCGAGCTGGTCCTGGAGAAGTTCGTGTATCCCTGGTACAG GGACATCACTGAGGATGACGCCTGGCTGGATGAAGTCAGAACCACCTTCCGCTTCTTCTCCTCGGTGCTGATCCGCAGAGCCCAGAAG GTCGACCTCCCAGCCGTGTTTGCTGATAAAGTGATGAAAGTCGCCATGAAGCACCTGGAAGTCATCGCCAAGGCTCGAGCCGGAT CGAAGCGGTGGGAGGACCTGCAGCGGGCCGCTCTGGACGGGTACGGCGCCGGGCTGCACGCCGCGATGCGCGGCCGCAGGGAGGAGCTGCGCTACCTGCGGACTCTGACCGACACGCTGCTGCCCTACCTGATGCCGCCCAAAACCACCGACTGCAG GTCTCTGGCTCTGCTGCTGCGGGAGGTGATGGCCGGATCCGTCTTCCTGCCCACCATGGACTTCATGGCCAACCCG gacaCGGTGAACCTGATGGTGCTGCTCTTCGTGGACCACACTCCG CCAGAAGCCGCCGGCGAGCCGCCGTCGCCGTTGGTTCCCTTCCTGCAGAgatacagcagcagcagcaggaggccGTCG gttctgcagctgcagctgaaggcGATCCGGAGCCAGCAGGATCTGCTGTTCCGCTTCCTGAACTTCCTGAAGCAGGAAGGAGCCGTTCACGTCCTGCAGTTCTGCCTGGCCGTGG AAGAGTTCAACGAGCGGATCCTGAGTCCGGACCTGAGCGACCCGGAGCTGCGGCGGCTGCATGCAGAGGTTCTGCACATCTATCAGACCTTCTGCCGGGACGACAGCGCCGACAAGATCCGCTTCGACCCGGCTGTGGTGGAGGGGATCCGGAGCG TGGCGGTGGCGCCCTACAGCCAGGTGGTGGCGCTGCAGAGGAAACCCTTCCTGTTCCAGGCCTACGAACTGGTTCTGTCCCTGCTGGAGGACGTTTTCACGCCCATGTTCTGCCACAGCGACGAG TACTTCAGACACCTGCTGAGAGGATCCGAGTCGCCAACCCGGAACGCGAGGATCAACAG GAATCTGTCCCGACGGGGCGAGGCGTTCGGCATCAGCCGGATTGGGAACCGGATCAAAGGCGTGTTCCGGAGCTCCACCATGGAGGGCGGCCTGCTGCCAGCCGGCGCCGACCCGGACGACGACTCG GTGGAGGAGGCCACGGTGGTTCTGGAGGACGACGGGCCGGCCGAGCCACTGGCGGCGCCTCCCCAGAGGCTCCTGTCGGCCTGGAGCGTCTCGCTACCGTTCATCGATTTCTGCGAAGACGAGGCCAAGCGGGAGAAGGTTCCAGTCTTTGTCATCGACGTGAAGAGGAACGACCGCCGGGATG CAGGTCACGACCCCGAGTCCTGGACGGTTTGCAGGCGGTACCTGGAGTTCTACGTTCTGGAGTCCAAACTCACAGAGTTCCATG GAACCTTCTCGGACGTTCAGCTTCCATCAAAGCGGCTCATCGGACCAAAGAACTACGAATTCCTGGAATCGAAGCGGGAAGAGTTTGAGGGATATTTACGG aggctgctgctgctccctgAGCTCAGCAACAGTCAGCTGCTGGCCGACTTCCTGTCTCCCTTCAGCCTGGAGTCCCAGTTCCTGGACAAGATGCTGCCGGACGTCAACCTAG GGAAAATCTTTAAGTCTGTTCCTGGGAAGCTGATGAAGGAG AAAGGACAGAACCTGGAGCCCTTCATCCAGTCCTTCTTCAACTCCTGCGAGTCGCCCAAACCCAAACCGAGCCGACCAGAACTCACCGTCCTCAGCCCGTCTGCAGAGAACAACAAGAAG CTCTTCAACAACCTGTTCCGGAACAACGCCGACCTCTCCGACGCTCCGGAGCGGAAACACAACTCtaattgcttcctggaggtcGTGGCCGTGGACGGCATGTACGACTACCTGATGTATGTTG GTCGCGTTCTGTTCCGGGTTCCGGACTGGCTGCACCACGTCTTGGCGGCCGGCCGGATTCTGTTCAAGAACTCTCTGGAGGCCTACATGGACCAGTACCTGCGGTCCAAATTGGAGGCGGTTCTGCAGGAGCACCGGCTGGTGTCGCTCATCACGCAGCTCAGAG ATGCCGTTTTCTGTGAGAACCACCAGGAGCGAAGTCCAGAGGAGAAACTTCAGAGAGCCAAGCAGACGTTTGACCAGATGATGAGCTACCTGCCAG ACGCCGTGGTGAAGCTGATCGGGGAAGAGCGTCAGAGAGACGGGATTGAGCTGCTGTTCCACGCGCTGCAGCAGCCGCTGCTCAACAAGCAG ATGACCTACGTCCTGCTGGACATCGCCATCCTGGAGCTTTTCCCTGAACTGAACCAG CAGGGGTCGAGGGAACCGTTCATTGTGTGA
- the LOC102231594 gene encoding sorting nexin-14-like isoform X6, whose translation MRGRREELRYLRTLTDTLLPYLMPPKTTDCRSLALLLREVMAGSVFLPTMDFMANPDTVNLMVLLFVDHTPPEAAGEPPSPLVPFLQRYSSSSRRPSVLQLQLKAIRSQQDLLFRFLNFLKQEGAVHVLQFCLAVEEFNERILSPDLSDPELRRLHAEVLHIYQTFCRDDSADKIRFDPAVVEGIRSVAVAPYSQVVALQRKPFLFQAYELVLSLLEDVFTPMFCHSDEYFRHLLRGSESPTRNARINRNLSRRGEAFGISRIGNRIKGVFRSSTMEGGLLPAGADPDDDSVEEATVVLEDDGPAEPLAAPPQRLLSAWSVSLPFIDFCEDEAKREKVPVFVIDVKRNDRRDAGHDPESWTVCRRYLEFYVLESKLTEFHGTFSDVQLPSKRLIGPKNYEFLESKREEFEGYLRRLLLLPELSNSQLLADFLSPFSLESQFLDKMLPDVNLGKIFKSVPGKLMKEKGQNLEPFIQSFFNSCESPKPKPSRPELTVLSPSAENNKKLFNNLFRNNADLSDAPERKHNSNCFLEVVAVDGMYDYLMYVGRVLFRVPDWLHHVLAAGRILFKNSLEAYMDQYLRSKLEAVLQEHRLVSLITQLRDAVFCENHQERSPEEKLQRAKQTFDQMMSYLPDAVVKLIGEERQRDGIELLFHALQQPLLNKQMTYVLLDIAILELFPELNQQGSREPFIV comes from the exons ATGCGCGGCCGCAGGGAGGAGCTGCGCTACCTGCGGACTCTGACCGACACGCTGCTGCCCTACCTGATGCCGCCCAAAACCACCGACTGCAG GTCTCTGGCTCTGCTGCTGCGGGAGGTGATGGCCGGATCCGTCTTCCTGCCCACCATGGACTTCATGGCCAACCCG gacaCGGTGAACCTGATGGTGCTGCTCTTCGTGGACCACACTCCG CCAGAAGCCGCCGGCGAGCCGCCGTCGCCGTTGGTTCCCTTCCTGCAGAgatacagcagcagcagcaggaggccGTCG gttctgcagctgcagctgaaggcGATCCGGAGCCAGCAGGATCTGCTGTTCCGCTTCCTGAACTTCCTGAAGCAGGAAGGAGCCGTTCACGTCCTGCAGTTCTGCCTGGCCGTGG AAGAGTTCAACGAGCGGATCCTGAGTCCGGACCTGAGCGACCCGGAGCTGCGGCGGCTGCATGCAGAGGTTCTGCACATCTATCAGACCTTCTGCCGGGACGACAGCGCCGACAAGATCCGCTTCGACCCGGCTGTGGTGGAGGGGATCCGGAGCG TGGCGGTGGCGCCCTACAGCCAGGTGGTGGCGCTGCAGAGGAAACCCTTCCTGTTCCAGGCCTACGAACTGGTTCTGTCCCTGCTGGAGGACGTTTTCACGCCCATGTTCTGCCACAGCGACGAG TACTTCAGACACCTGCTGAGAGGATCCGAGTCGCCAACCCGGAACGCGAGGATCAACAG GAATCTGTCCCGACGGGGCGAGGCGTTCGGCATCAGCCGGATTGGGAACCGGATCAAAGGCGTGTTCCGGAGCTCCACCATGGAGGGCGGCCTGCTGCCAGCCGGCGCCGACCCGGACGACGACTCG GTGGAGGAGGCCACGGTGGTTCTGGAGGACGACGGGCCGGCCGAGCCACTGGCGGCGCCTCCCCAGAGGCTCCTGTCGGCCTGGAGCGTCTCGCTACCGTTCATCGATTTCTGCGAAGACGAGGCCAAGCGGGAGAAGGTTCCAGTCTTTGTCATCGACGTGAAGAGGAACGACCGCCGGGATG CAGGTCACGACCCCGAGTCCTGGACGGTTTGCAGGCGGTACCTGGAGTTCTACGTTCTGGAGTCCAAACTCACAGAGTTCCATG GAACCTTCTCGGACGTTCAGCTTCCATCAAAGCGGCTCATCGGACCAAAGAACTACGAATTCCTGGAATCGAAGCGGGAAGAGTTTGAGGGATATTTACGG aggctgctgctgctccctgAGCTCAGCAACAGTCAGCTGCTGGCCGACTTCCTGTCTCCCTTCAGCCTGGAGTCCCAGTTCCTGGACAAGATGCTGCCGGACGTCAACCTAG GGAAAATCTTTAAGTCTGTTCCTGGGAAGCTGATGAAGGAG AAAGGACAGAACCTGGAGCCCTTCATCCAGTCCTTCTTCAACTCCTGCGAGTCGCCCAAACCCAAACCGAGCCGACCAGAACTCACCGTCCTCAGCCCGTCTGCAGAGAACAACAAGAAG CTCTTCAACAACCTGTTCCGGAACAACGCCGACCTCTCCGACGCTCCGGAGCGGAAACACAACTCtaattgcttcctggaggtcGTGGCCGTGGACGGCATGTACGACTACCTGATGTATGTTG GTCGCGTTCTGTTCCGGGTTCCGGACTGGCTGCACCACGTCTTGGCGGCCGGCCGGATTCTGTTCAAGAACTCTCTGGAGGCCTACATGGACCAGTACCTGCGGTCCAAATTGGAGGCGGTTCTGCAGGAGCACCGGCTGGTGTCGCTCATCACGCAGCTCAGAG ATGCCGTTTTCTGTGAGAACCACCAGGAGCGAAGTCCAGAGGAGAAACTTCAGAGAGCCAAGCAGACGTTTGACCAGATGATGAGCTACCTGCCAG ACGCCGTGGTGAAGCTGATCGGGGAAGAGCGTCAGAGAGACGGGATTGAGCTGCTGTTCCACGCGCTGCAGCAGCCGCTGCTCAACAAGCAG ATGACCTACGTCCTGCTGGACATCGCCATCCTGGAGCTTTTCCCTGAACTGAACCAG CAGGGGTCGAGGGAACCGTTCATTGTGTGA
- the LOC102231594 gene encoding sorting nexin-14-like isoform X4, producing MASWRRYMEVLVRGVKVLREAGRQYPLSCCLLLVLLGLTVLLHRFLHVFLMFWSLLAGFVTFYFSLGPDSLLPNVFFPVKPRAKRQDPELFPLGHSCAVCGTTRCQRHRPGLLLENQQPWLDLRVHSKVDASVAEVFELVLEKFVYPWYRDITEDDAWLDEVRTTFRFFSSVLIRRAQKVDLPAVFADKVMKVAMKHLEVIAKARAGSKRWEDLQRAALDGYGAGLHAAMRGRREELRYLRTLTDTLLPYLMPPKTTDCRSLALLLREVMAGSVFLPTMDFMANPDTVNLMVLLFVDHTPPEAAGEPPSPLVPFLQRYSSSSRRPSVLQLQLKAIRSQQDLLFRFLNFLKQEGAVHVLQFCLAVEEFNERILSPDLSDPELRRLHAEVLHIYQTFCRDDSADKIRFDPAVVEGIRSVAVAPYSQVVALQRKPFLFQAYELVLSLLEDVFTPMFCHSDEYFRHLLRGSESPTRNARINRNLSRRGEAFGISRIGNRIKGVFRSSTMEGGLLPAGADPDDDSVEEATVVLEDDGPAEPLAAPPQRLLSAWSVSLPFIDFCEDEAKREKVPVFVIDVKRNDRRDAGHDPESWTVCRRYLEFYVLESKLTEFHGTFSDVQLPSKRLIGPKNYEFLESKREEFEGYLRRLLLLPELSNSQLLADFLSPFSLESQFLDKMLPDVNLGKIFKSVPGKLMKEAGPGPGSGSDVPVCFPERTEPGALHPVLLQLLRVAQTQTEPTRTHRPQPVCREQQEDLLRAVGLKPG from the exons ATGGCGAGTTGGAGGCGCTAcatggaggttctggttcggggCGTGAAGGTGCTACGGGAAGCGGGGCGGCAGTACCCGCTGTCCTGTtgcctgctgctggttctgctgggcctCACGGTGCTGCTCCacag GTTCCTCCACGTTTTCCTGATGTTCTGGTCGCTGCTGGCCGGGTTCGTCACCTTCTACTTCTCCCTCGGACCCGACTCACTGCTGCCTAATGTCTTCTTCCCCGTGAAGCCCAGAGCCAAG CGGCAGGATCCGGAACTGTTCCCTCTGGGCCACAGCTGCGCCGTCTGTGGCACGACCCGATGCCAGCGCCACCG GCCTGGACTGCTCCTGGAGAACCAGCAGCCCTGGTTGGACCTGAGGGTTCACTCCAAGGTGGATGCGTCTGTGGCAGAG GTGTTCGAGCTGGTCCTGGAGAAGTTCGTGTATCCCTGGTACAG GGACATCACTGAGGATGACGCCTGGCTGGATGAAGTCAGAACCACCTTCCGCTTCTTCTCCTCGGTGCTGATCCGCAGAGCCCAGAAG GTCGACCTCCCAGCCGTGTTTGCTGATAAAGTGATGAAAGTCGCCATGAAGCACCTGGAAGTCATCGCCAAGGCTCGAGCCGGAT CGAAGCGGTGGGAGGACCTGCAGCGGGCCGCTCTGGACGGGTACGGCGCCGGGCTGCACGCCGCGATGCGCGGCCGCAGGGAGGAGCTGCGCTACCTGCGGACTCTGACCGACACGCTGCTGCCCTACCTGATGCCGCCCAAAACCACCGACTGCAG GTCTCTGGCTCTGCTGCTGCGGGAGGTGATGGCCGGATCCGTCTTCCTGCCCACCATGGACTTCATGGCCAACCCG gacaCGGTGAACCTGATGGTGCTGCTCTTCGTGGACCACACTCCG CCAGAAGCCGCCGGCGAGCCGCCGTCGCCGTTGGTTCCCTTCCTGCAGAgatacagcagcagcagcaggaggccGTCG gttctgcagctgcagctgaaggcGATCCGGAGCCAGCAGGATCTGCTGTTCCGCTTCCTGAACTTCCTGAAGCAGGAAGGAGCCGTTCACGTCCTGCAGTTCTGCCTGGCCGTGG AAGAGTTCAACGAGCGGATCCTGAGTCCGGACCTGAGCGACCCGGAGCTGCGGCGGCTGCATGCAGAGGTTCTGCACATCTATCAGACCTTCTGCCGGGACGACAGCGCCGACAAGATCCGCTTCGACCCGGCTGTGGTGGAGGGGATCCGGAGCG TGGCGGTGGCGCCCTACAGCCAGGTGGTGGCGCTGCAGAGGAAACCCTTCCTGTTCCAGGCCTACGAACTGGTTCTGTCCCTGCTGGAGGACGTTTTCACGCCCATGTTCTGCCACAGCGACGAG TACTTCAGACACCTGCTGAGAGGATCCGAGTCGCCAACCCGGAACGCGAGGATCAACAG GAATCTGTCCCGACGGGGCGAGGCGTTCGGCATCAGCCGGATTGGGAACCGGATCAAAGGCGTGTTCCGGAGCTCCACCATGGAGGGCGGCCTGCTGCCAGCCGGCGCCGACCCGGACGACGACTCG GTGGAGGAGGCCACGGTGGTTCTGGAGGACGACGGGCCGGCCGAGCCACTGGCGGCGCCTCCCCAGAGGCTCCTGTCGGCCTGGAGCGTCTCGCTACCGTTCATCGATTTCTGCGAAGACGAGGCCAAGCGGGAGAAGGTTCCAGTCTTTGTCATCGACGTGAAGAGGAACGACCGCCGGGATG CAGGTCACGACCCCGAGTCCTGGACGGTTTGCAGGCGGTACCTGGAGTTCTACGTTCTGGAGTCCAAACTCACAGAGTTCCATG GAACCTTCTCGGACGTTCAGCTTCCATCAAAGCGGCTCATCGGACCAAAGAACTACGAATTCCTGGAATCGAAGCGGGAAGAGTTTGAGGGATATTTACGG aggctgctgctgctccctgAGCTCAGCAACAGTCAGCTGCTGGCCGACTTCCTGTCTCCCTTCAGCCTGGAGTCCCAGTTCCTGGACAAGATGCTGCCGGACGTCAACCTAG GGAAAATCTTTAAGTCTGTTCCTGGGAAGCTGATGAAGGAG GcaggtcctggtcctggttctggttctgatgtccCTGTGTGTTTCCCAGAAAGGACAGAACCTGGAGCCCTTCATCCAGTCCTTCTTCAACTCCTGCGAGTCGCCCAAACCCAAACCGAGCCGACCAGAACTCACCGTCCTCAGCCCGTCTGCAGAGAACAACAAGAAG ATCTCCTTCGAGCCGTTGGATTAAAACCTggctga